Proteins co-encoded in one Meiothermus sp. genomic window:
- a CDS encoding TolC family protein, which translates to MKKVVALLTLLFSFALAQAQTLTLEAALSKATVQAPVVAAKAELDDATANLQRVLSDPLLTRPSRVQAEQRAALAQASYERALAQAQSSIVGAYAQVLEAQVQVRLAQKALEVAARGLEVAQIRQRNGSGTALDVRNAQNRVDDARSNASRAENGLALAQASLRSLVGAFGTLAPLPNPPALPEASVVQGLLGKNPDVLQARQRAELAQLQVELLDPSYAARAEIDAARSRAEQAVAGAREIERGLALQYDSLLQNLQAAARTLSVQQAALANAREALANDKKRLDAGLISQVAYLQTELSFIQAELAAQQALGNYFRAYYSLLAGGR; encoded by the coding sequence ATGAAGAAGGTTGTTGCCCTGCTGACCCTGCTATTTTCCTTTGCCCTGGCTCAAGCCCAGACCCTGACCCTCGAGGCCGCGCTATCCAAAGCCACCGTGCAGGCCCCGGTGGTGGCGGCCAAGGCCGAGCTCGACGATGCCACTGCCAACCTGCAAAGGGTGCTGTCCGACCCCTTGCTAACCCGCCCCAGCCGCGTACAGGCCGAGCAGCGTGCGGCGCTGGCCCAGGCCAGCTACGAGCGCGCCCTGGCCCAGGCCCAGAGCAGCATTGTGGGGGCCTATGCCCAGGTGCTCGAGGCCCAGGTGCAGGTGCGTCTGGCCCAGAAGGCCCTCGAGGTCGCGGCCCGCGGCCTGGAAGTTGCCCAGATTCGCCAGCGCAACGGCTCGGGTACAGCCCTGGATGTGCGCAACGCCCAAAACCGCGTAGACGACGCCCGCAGCAACGCCAGCCGGGCCGAGAACGGCCTGGCCCTGGCCCAGGCCTCGCTGAGGAGCCTGGTGGGGGCGTTTGGAACCCTGGCCCCCCTGCCCAACCCGCCTGCTTTGCCCGAGGCCAGCGTGGTACAGGGGCTTTTGGGCAAGAACCCCGATGTGCTGCAGGCCCGTCAGCGGGCCGAGCTGGCCCAGCTTCAGGTTGAACTGCTCGACCCCAGCTATGCGGCCCGGGCCGAGATTGACGCGGCCAGGTCGCGGGCCGAGCAGGCCGTGGCCGGCGCGCGAGAAATTGAGCGCGGCCTGGCTTTACAGTACGACTCGCTTTTACAAAACCTGCAGGCCGCGGCCCGCACCCTCTCGGTGCAGCAGGCAGCCCTGGCGAATGCCCGCGAAGCCCTGGCCAACGACAAAAAGCGCCTGGATGCGGGGCTGATTAGCCAGGTGGCTTACCTTCAGACCGAGCTTTCTTTCATCCAGGCCGAGCTGGCAGCCCAGCAAGCCCTGGGCAACTACTTCCGGGCCTACTACAGCCTGCTGGCGGGAGGTCGCTGA
- a CDS encoding efflux RND transporter periplasmic adaptor subunit: protein MNAYRTWVWLGVTVLLLAGCGPRRAAPSESPAQAETAPRTTKVRVVQPEQGILTAVRTAGATVSPARESQVGATASGKVLEVRVAEGSRVAQGQVVLRLDPANAQIALRNAELAVQQAQVNLERAQRSTSGSLAPLQASLESAQANLQVAERRYREGKQLFQAGAIAQVELTGLEAAYNQAKAAFDNARENLARAQRASSEDLALLRLQVQQAQNQLNQARRAVADTEVKAPFAGVVAEIFVNPGEFVSAGQRAFRLADTSRLEASFRLPPEEAASLPLGSKLELLYGGRSYPATVRKSSKVPGTDRLVELTAQVEGDLPPGASAQVRYTLSLAQGSLLPAGALRTEGRSTYVFVVQGGKAVRTPVRVLGDTGTRVAVEGVSGGPVVFPVPSSLSDGDAVEVVQ from the coding sequence ATGAACGCTTATCGAACCTGGGTCTGGCTGGGCGTGACCGTGCTGCTGTTGGCTGGATGTGGTCCGCGCCGTGCGGCGCCCAGCGAAAGCCCGGCTCAGGCCGAAACCGCCCCACGCACCACCAAGGTGCGGGTGGTGCAGCCGGAGCAGGGAATACTCACGGCGGTGCGCACCGCCGGGGCCACTGTTTCGCCGGCCCGCGAAAGCCAGGTGGGGGCCACGGCCTCGGGCAAGGTGCTCGAGGTGCGGGTGGCCGAGGGGAGCCGGGTGGCCCAGGGGCAGGTGGTGCTGCGCCTCGACCCGGCCAACGCCCAGATTGCCCTGCGCAACGCCGAGCTGGCCGTGCAGCAGGCCCAGGTGAACCTCGAGCGGGCCCAGCGCTCGACCTCGGGCTCCCTGGCCCCTCTGCAGGCCAGCCTGGAATCGGCTCAGGCCAACCTTCAGGTGGCCGAGCGGCGCTACCGAGAGGGTAAACAGCTGTTCCAGGCTGGGGCCATTGCCCAGGTGGAGCTGACCGGCCTCGAGGCCGCCTACAACCAGGCCAAGGCCGCCTTCGACAACGCCCGCGAGAACCTGGCCCGTGCCCAGCGGGCCTCCAGCGAAGACCTGGCCCTGCTGCGCTTGCAGGTGCAGCAAGCTCAGAACCAGCTCAACCAGGCCCGGCGGGCGGTGGCCGATACCGAGGTAAAAGCCCCCTTTGCGGGTGTGGTGGCCGAGATATTTGTGAACCCAGGCGAGTTTGTGAGCGCCGGGCAGCGCGCGTTCAGGCTGGCCGATACCTCGAGGCTCGAGGCCAGCTTCCGCCTGCCCCCCGAGGAGGCCGCCTCCCTGCCGCTTGGTAGCAAGCTCGAGCTGCTCTATGGCGGTCGCAGCTACCCCGCTACCGTTCGCAAAAGTAGCAAGGTGCCCGGCACCGACCGGCTCGTCGAGCTGACCGCGCAGGTGGAGGGCGACCTGCCCCCCGGTGCCAGCGCACAGGTGCGGTATACCCTCAGCCTGGCCCAGGGCAGCCTGCTACCCGCCGGGGCCCTGCGCACCGAGGGCCGCAGCACCTATGTATTCGTGGTGCAGGGGGGCAAGGCCGTGCGCACCCCGGTACGGGTGCTGGGCGATACAGGGACGCGCGTAGCGGTGGAAGGGGTGAGCGGTGGGCCGGTGGTGTTCCCGGTGCCCTCGAGCCTCAGCGACGGCGATGCAGTGGAGGTGGTGCAGTGA
- a CDS encoding efflux RND transporter permease subunit — translation MSQPELKPQPPDDKPVNPVIAFFVKRFVFSTAVFLAMVLFGLISGSRVGVDLLPRFEIPVVAVTTAYPGAGPEEVEQQISRPIEDAVSTLSGLDLIASLSGEGFSQVIVSFEFGQDINRVATDVSQRVAAVRGQLPREAQAPVVQRFDPGAAPILFIALSADGRDLREVAKYANDVLKPRLQLVTGVADVQVQGAPERQVQVLLDPYRVASYNLSPAQVVGAIQASALAVPAGTQSDQGQRLLFTLRNTPTTPEEVGNILVDPARGLRVRDLGVVRDAQAEPTRLTRLNGQPVIPLAVRKTPDSNAVAVAQGIKRTLQEARLPQGYQARIVGDTTTFIENTVNDTFREVLLVAAIVSFITLIFLGKLNSVFSVVLAIPITMSGALIVFGLLGFTFNVISLLAIIVAVGIVVDDSIVLSENIERYRQMGYDNLQAVLKGSTEVLSAVSAATLSLLAVFLPISFLPGIIGEFFRQFGIVLAAAIAVSWLEALFFLTVRLAYFPDPEPPTWRQLGQRLLGLGQDLRWGLRLHVYQQPDLSPARRLLNILITPLTLLLAPLRWLFSMVFGLAGAITGSLHGVSEGVFLTLRELYARSLAAALKQSGLVLLVGLGFFLSIGYVAPKIPFNFTAKNDNGQMNVDLVLPKGTALSETDALVRRLEAWLLARPEVKAALNTVGSSQNVLGAGNPERARIVVELVGKEERQDVYDLLPIYREALQKLLADRPEADLRVTVPEGGPGGAADLQFTLTAPTPALLAEKNRQALEVMRSLPYLIDVRSSLEETATERVLIPDPNKLVGTGLTPNDLAQTLRIYNAGTEAGNVRSGGDDIPIVVRADPRFVPDQSSLLSLPVAAPALRSTLPIGSLGQFENRQTPAQLSRTNQAFSTGINANRAPNAEIGTFQLSSLVRQELEKAGVFTDGVQLETQGSTAFVGDLARSAPIAFGLALLLNFLVISSQFNTFRYPLYLLLPVPLALVGAFWFLYFFQSGLDVISVLGVVILIGLVTKNAILLLDFAVRQAREKPLYDALVEAGRLRLRPILMTTLTVLMISIPLIAAAGEGSEFRRPLGIIILGGVSVSMLLTLYVVPAAFYLFERRRYDKVRKEKEQEPVSAAPALAD, via the coding sequence ATGAGTCAGCCAGAACTAAAACCCCAACCCCCCGATGACAAACCCGTCAACCCGGTTATCGCGTTTTTCGTCAAGCGCTTCGTCTTTTCCACAGCGGTCTTTCTGGCGATGGTGCTCTTTGGCCTCATCTCGGGTAGCCGGGTGGGAGTAGACCTCCTGCCCCGCTTCGAGATTCCGGTGGTGGCCGTAACCACCGCCTACCCAGGGGCCGGGCCCGAGGAGGTCGAGCAGCAAATTAGCCGTCCCATCGAGGACGCGGTCTCTACCCTTTCGGGCCTCGACCTGATCGCCTCGCTCTCGGGCGAGGGCTTCTCCCAGGTGATCGTTTCCTTCGAGTTTGGCCAGGACATCAACCGGGTAGCCACCGATGTTTCACAGCGGGTGGCGGCCGTGCGGGGGCAGTTGCCGCGCGAGGCCCAGGCCCCGGTGGTGCAGCGCTTCGACCCCGGCGCGGCGCCCATTCTCTTCATTGCGCTCTCGGCGGATGGGCGCGATTTGCGTGAGGTGGCCAAGTACGCCAACGACGTGCTCAAACCCCGCCTGCAGCTCGTCACCGGCGTAGCCGATGTGCAGGTACAGGGGGCCCCCGAGCGGCAGGTGCAGGTCTTGCTCGACCCCTACAGGGTGGCTTCCTACAACCTATCTCCAGCCCAGGTGGTGGGGGCCATTCAGGCCTCGGCCCTGGCCGTGCCTGCCGGAACCCAGAGCGACCAGGGGCAGCGCCTGCTCTTCACCCTGCGCAACACCCCCACCACCCCCGAGGAGGTGGGCAACATTCTGGTAGACCCGGCCCGCGGCCTGCGGGTGCGGGATCTGGGTGTGGTGCGCGATGCCCAGGCCGAACCCACCCGCCTGACCCGCCTGAACGGCCAGCCGGTGATACCGCTGGCGGTGCGCAAAACCCCCGACTCCAACGCGGTGGCAGTTGCCCAGGGCATCAAGCGAACCCTGCAGGAGGCCCGGCTGCCGCAAGGTTACCAGGCCCGCATCGTGGGCGATACCACCACCTTCATCGAAAACACCGTCAACGACACCTTCCGCGAGGTGTTGCTGGTGGCCGCCATCGTCTCTTTTATCACCCTGATCTTCCTGGGCAAGCTCAATTCGGTTTTTAGCGTGGTGCTGGCGATTCCCATCACCATGTCGGGGGCCTTGATTGTGTTTGGCCTGCTGGGCTTCACCTTCAACGTGATTAGCCTGCTGGCCATCATTGTGGCGGTAGGCATCGTGGTAGACGACTCCATCGTGCTTTCGGAGAACATCGAACGCTACCGCCAGATGGGCTACGACAACCTGCAGGCCGTGCTCAAGGGCTCCACCGAGGTGCTCTCGGCGGTCTCGGCGGCCACCCTCTCGCTTCTGGCAGTCTTCCTGCCCATCAGCTTTCTGCCGGGAATCATCGGTGAGTTCTTCCGGCAGTTCGGCATCGTGCTGGCCGCGGCCATCGCGGTGAGCTGGCTCGAGGCCCTCTTCTTCCTCACGGTGCGGCTGGCCTACTTCCCCGACCCCGAACCCCCCACCTGGCGGCAGCTCGGCCAGCGGCTCTTGGGCCTGGGCCAGGATCTGCGCTGGGGTTTAAGGCTGCATGTGTACCAGCAGCCCGACCTGAGCCCCGCCCGCCGGCTGCTCAACATCCTGATTACGCCCCTGACCCTGCTGCTGGCCCCGTTGCGCTGGCTGTTCTCGATGGTGTTTGGCCTGGCTGGTGCTATCACGGGTAGCCTGCACGGGGTTTCCGAGGGCGTTTTCCTGACCCTGCGCGAGCTTTACGCACGCAGCCTGGCCGCGGCCCTGAAGCAAAGCGGCCTGGTGCTGCTGGTGGGGCTGGGCTTCTTCCTGAGCATCGGCTACGTGGCCCCCAAGATCCCCTTCAACTTCACCGCTAAAAACGACAACGGGCAGATGAACGTAGACCTGGTGCTCCCCAAGGGCACCGCCCTGTCCGAGACCGACGCCCTGGTGCGCCGTCTGGAGGCCTGGCTGCTGGCCCGCCCCGAGGTGAAAGCCGCGCTCAACACCGTGGGTAGCTCACAAAACGTTTTGGGTGCAGGCAACCCCGAACGGGCCCGTATCGTGGTTGAGCTGGTGGGCAAAGAGGAGCGCCAGGACGTCTACGACCTGCTGCCCATCTACCGCGAGGCCCTTCAAAAGCTACTGGCCGACCGGCCCGAGGCCGACCTGCGCGTAACCGTGCCGGAAGGGGGGCCTGGTGGGGCCGCCGACCTGCAGTTCACCCTGACTGCACCGACCCCCGCGCTGCTGGCCGAAAAGAACCGGCAGGCCCTCGAGGTCATGCGCAGCCTGCCTTACCTGATCGACGTGCGGAGCAGCCTCGAGGAGACCGCGACCGAGCGGGTGTTGATTCCCGACCCCAACAAACTCGTCGGCACCGGCCTCACCCCCAACGACCTGGCCCAGACCCTGCGTATCTACAACGCCGGTACCGAGGCAGGCAATGTGCGCTCGGGTGGTGACGATATTCCCATCGTGGTTCGAGCTGACCCCCGCTTCGTGCCCGACCAGTCCAGTCTGCTTTCGCTGCCGGTTGCCGCGCCCGCTTTGCGGAGTACCCTGCCCATCGGCAGCCTGGGACAGTTTGAAAACCGCCAGACCCCGGCGCAGCTTTCCCGCACCAACCAGGCTTTTTCTACCGGCATTAACGCCAACCGGGCTCCCAATGCCGAAATTGGCACCTTCCAGCTATCCAGCCTGGTGCGCCAGGAACTGGAGAAAGCCGGGGTTTTTACTGACGGCGTGCAACTGGAAACTCAGGGCTCCACAGCGTTTGTGGGCGACCTGGCCCGCAGCGCCCCCATCGCCTTTGGTCTGGCTCTGCTGCTCAACTTTTTGGTGATCTCGAGCCAGTTCAACACCTTCCGCTACCCCCTGTACCTGCTGCTCCCGGTGCCGCTGGCCCTGGTGGGGGCGTTCTGGTTCCTGTACTTCTTCCAGAGCGGCCTGGATGTGATTTCCGTGCTTGGGGTGGTTATTCTTATTGGTCTGGTGACCAAGAACGCCATCCTGCTTTTGGACTTTGCTGTGCGGCAGGCCCGCGAAAAGCCACTCTACGACGCGCTGGTAGAAGCCGGGCGCCTACGCCTGCGCCCCATCCTGATGACCACCCTCACGGTGCTGATGATCTCCATTCCCCTGATTGCGGCAGCAGGGGAAGGCTCGGAGTTCCGCCGCCCGCTGGGAATTATCATCCTGGGTGGGGTCTCGGTCTCGATGCTGCTGACGCTATACGTCGTACCGGCTGCATTTTACCTGTTTGAGCGACGGCGCTACGACAAAGTCCGCAAGGAAAAGGAACAGGAGCCTGTGAGCGCAGCCCCGGCCCTCGCCGACTAG
- a CDS encoding alpha/beta hydrolase, whose amino-acid sequence MGKQRVFWLVFLGGLLLFASATVWYTQRALTPYPPAQAALEALVSDAGIRVLETPYGWVFIPQGAIKGGLAFYPGGLVEPQAYAPVLRMIAAGGYRVALLRVRFNLAVTEQGKARQAIAEASTLPWAVGGHSLGGVVASNFAQSNPEVRALVMWAAYPQNDLSGKDLPTLALFGELDGVIRAEQLEASLSKFPKNTQTETVPGLNHAGFGAYGPQRGDRPATIPAEEGWRRVAQRTLDFLEKNLVNP is encoded by the coding sequence ATGGGTAAACAACGTGTTTTTTGGCTGGTTTTTCTGGGTGGGTTGCTGCTATTCGCCAGTGCCACGGTCTGGTACACCCAGCGGGCCCTGACCCCTTATCCGCCGGCCCAGGCCGCGCTCGAGGCCCTGGTCTCGGACGCCGGGATACGGGTGCTGGAGACCCCTTACGGTTGGGTTTTTATCCCCCAGGGGGCCATCAAAGGGGGCCTGGCCTTTTATCCGGGCGGGCTGGTGGAACCCCAGGCCTATGCGCCAGTTTTGCGCATGATTGCAGCTGGGGGTTATCGGGTGGCCCTGCTGCGTGTGCGCTTCAACCTGGCCGTTACCGAGCAGGGCAAAGCCCGACAAGCCATCGCCGAGGCTTCCACGCTCCCGTGGGCGGTGGGAGGGCATAGCCTGGGTGGCGTGGTGGCTTCCAACTTTGCCCAGAGCAACCCGGAGGTCAGGGCGCTGGTTATGTGGGCCGCGTATCCCCAGAACGACCTTTCAGGGAAAGATCTGCCCACCCTGGCCTTATTTGGCGAACTCGATGGAGTAATTCGAGCAGAACAGCTCGAGGCCAGTCTAAGCAAGTTTCCCAAAAATACCCAAACAGAGACCGTTCCCGGCCTCAACCATGCTGGATTTGGGGCCTATGGCCCCCAGCGGGGAGATCGACCGGCCACCATTCCTGCTGAAGAGGGCTGGCGACGGGTAGCCCAGAGAACCCTGGACTTCCTGGAGAAAAATCTGGTCAACCCCTAA
- the gatA gene encoding Asp-tRNA(Asn)/Glu-tRNA(Gln) amidotransferase subunit GatA, whose protein sequence is MLAHEIVEDIQSGRVSPREVVATGLQRIARLEPHLHALIRLNPQAEQEAARAEERLARGEHLPLAGVPVVLKDNICTQGLETTCGSKMLASFVPPYSATVVEKLRQAGAVVVGKANMDEFAMGSSTEYSAFGPTRNPWDLERVPGGTSGGSAAAVAADMAPLALGTDTGGSVRQPAALCGVYGFKPTYGRISRYGVVATASSLDQVGTMARSIRDLALLSEAVSGYDPMDSTSLEAKPQFMTALQDSAKGLTIGIVKEALAVGNSAGVLEAIERFRNVMEAQGVRFVEVSLPTLEYALAAYYIVNTAEISSNLARYDGTLYGLRVPAEDSIATMMQSREHGFGPEVQRRILMGTFVLSSGYYDAYYGKALRARAKIKADFDAAFSRADLLLTPTSPFPAFRFGEKTADPLSMYLADIDTVAVNLAGLPAMSIPAGFEGHLPVGVQLIGKALHDEQIFTAANVFEQATERVFVRVAKLNGV, encoded by the coding sequence ATGCTGGCGCACGAAATTGTGGAGGATATTCAGTCTGGTCGGGTTTCGCCCCGTGAGGTGGTGGCAACAGGTTTGCAGCGCATCGCGCGGCTCGAGCCCCATCTCCATGCTTTGATCCGCTTGAATCCCCAAGCCGAGCAAGAAGCTGCCCGAGCTGAGGAGCGACTCGCCCGCGGTGAGCACCTACCCCTGGCTGGGGTTCCAGTTGTCCTGAAGGACAACATCTGTACCCAGGGTCTGGAGACGACCTGTGGCTCAAAAATGCTGGCCTCTTTTGTGCCACCCTACAGTGCGACCGTGGTGGAAAAACTGCGTCAGGCTGGGGCTGTTGTGGTAGGGAAGGCTAACATGGACGAGTTTGCCATGGGCTCATCCACCGAGTATTCGGCGTTTGGCCCTACTCGAAACCCCTGGGATTTGGAGCGGGTACCCGGCGGTACCTCCGGCGGTTCGGCGGCTGCTGTGGCGGCAGACATGGCACCCCTGGCACTGGGAACCGACACCGGGGGAAGCGTGCGTCAGCCAGCTGCGCTGTGTGGGGTGTATGGTTTCAAACCCACCTACGGCCGGATCTCACGCTACGGCGTGGTGGCAACAGCCAGCAGCCTGGATCAGGTGGGTACCATGGCCCGCTCGATACGGGATCTGGCGCTGCTAAGCGAGGCAGTAAGCGGTTACGACCCTATGGACAGCACCAGCTTGGAGGCAAAGCCGCAGTTTATGACCGCTTTGCAAGACTCTGCCAAAGGCCTCACCATTGGTATCGTCAAAGAGGCCCTGGCCGTGGGTAATTCGGCAGGTGTCCTGGAAGCCATTGAGCGCTTTCGGAATGTAATGGAAGCCCAGGGGGTGCGTTTTGTGGAGGTTAGCCTGCCCACCCTCGAGTATGCCCTGGCTGCTTATTACATCGTTAACACCGCGGAAATAAGCTCCAATCTTGCGCGCTACGATGGCACTTTATATGGCCTGCGGGTGCCTGCTGAAGACAGCATTGCTACCATGATGCAAAGTCGTGAACACGGCTTTGGCCCCGAGGTGCAGCGGCGCATACTGATGGGCACTTTTGTACTATCCTCCGGATACTACGATGCGTACTACGGCAAGGCGCTCCGGGCACGGGCTAAAATCAAGGCCGACTTCGACGCGGCGTTTTCCAGGGCCGATCTCTTGCTGACTCCAACCAGCCCATTTCCAGCCTTCCGCTTCGGGGAAAAAACCGCCGACCCACTTTCGATGTACCTGGCCGACATCGACACCGTAGCCGTAAACCTAGCTGGTCTTCCCGCGATGAGCATTCCAGCAGGATTCGAGGGTCACCTGCCGGTTGGAGTACAGCTTATTGGCAAAGCGCTGCACGACGAGCAGATTTTTACGGCAGCAAACGTATTCGAACAGGCTACCGAGCGAGTCTTTGTACGCGTGGCTAAGTTGAACGGGGTGTAA
- a CDS encoding PolC-type DNA polymerase III encodes MSPTHYRLSTRLARHLRSTGCRLPEHALAEQVLATQGLPKGSWASDLLKSLLDGRFERIETEVGLWEWKYDFPARDEAVVVLDLETTGLSPDNNEIIELAMIRLENGSRTTFERLVNPGTPIPAFISRLTGIRNQDVREAADIYTVLSEALPLLDNATLIIQNAGFDLGFLQPRLKRLGYRLDNPVVDTIHWARKALPGLSKRGLDALAWAFDLGPIAGRHRAMGDVETTLQVAREMYFMLTAGRPTPTSQLAFRAR; translated from the coding sequence ATGAGCCCTACCCACTACCGTCTTTCTACCCGACTGGCCCGTCACCTACGCAGCACAGGCTGCCGCTTGCCCGAGCACGCCCTAGCTGAGCAAGTGCTGGCGACGCAGGGTCTGCCCAAAGGTTCCTGGGCCAGCGATCTGCTGAAAAGCCTGCTGGATGGACGCTTTGAACGGATCGAAACCGAAGTTGGTCTGTGGGAGTGGAAGTACGACTTTCCGGCGCGAGACGAGGCAGTGGTGGTACTGGATTTAGAGACCACTGGACTATCCCCGGATAACAACGAAATTATCGAGCTAGCCATGATTCGTTTAGAGAACGGTAGCCGCACGACCTTCGAGCGTCTGGTGAATCCGGGCACGCCAATCCCAGCCTTTATTAGCCGCCTGACCGGGATTCGCAACCAAGACGTGCGAGAAGCCGCCGATATCTACACGGTACTAAGCGAAGCCCTGCCGCTCCTGGATAACGCTACTCTGATCATTCAAAATGCAGGCTTTGACCTGGGTTTCCTTCAGCCTCGGCTCAAACGACTGGGATACCGGCTAGATAATCCAGTTGTGGACACGATACACTGGGCCCGTAAGGCCCTGCCGGGACTCTCCAAGCGTGGACTGGATGCCCTGGCCTGGGCCTTCGATCTAGGGCCCATTGCCGGGCGACATCGTGCAATGGGAGACGTGGAAACCACGCTTCAGGTTGCACGCGAAATGTACTTCATGCTTACCGCAGGCCGTCCTACTCCGACCAGCCAGTTGGCCTTCAGGGCCCGTTAG
- the icd gene encoding NADP-dependent isocitrate dehydrogenase, producing the protein MAYKKISVPAGEKISIHDGKLRVPDHPIVGFIEGDGTGPDIWRAAQPVLDAAVAKAYGGRRKIAWAEIYAGEKANEVYGEAIWLPEETLEFIREYLVAIKGPLTTPVGGGIRSINVALRQELDLYACVRPVQWFEGVPSPVRHPELVNMVIFRENTEDIYAGIEFPKDSPEVKRFLEWFKAEFPKPYSKIRFPETSGIGIKPVSEEGTHRLVEAALNYAIDNDLPSVTLVHKGNIMKFTEGAFRDWGYALVKNKYGAVDLDGGPWQTFTNPKTGKQIVVKDMIADNFLQQILLRPSEYSVIATLNLNGDYISDALAAQVGGIGIAPGSNVNYYTGHAVFEATHGTAPKYAGKDQVNPSSVILSGEMMLRYLGWTEAADLIIHAMTKTIAQGRVTYDFHRLMVAEGRNATLLKCSEFGQALIENM; encoded by the coding sequence ATGGCATACAAAAAAATCTCGGTTCCTGCTGGCGAAAAGATTTCCATCCACGATGGCAAGCTCCGCGTACCCGACCATCCCATTGTGGGCTTCATCGAGGGCGACGGCACCGGCCCCGATATCTGGCGAGCCGCGCAACCCGTACTAGACGCCGCGGTAGCCAAAGCCTACGGCGGCAGGCGCAAAATCGCCTGGGCGGAAATTTATGCAGGCGAGAAAGCCAATGAGGTTTATGGTGAGGCCATCTGGCTCCCGGAAGAGACCCTCGAGTTCATCCGCGAGTATCTGGTCGCCATTAAAGGGCCGCTCACCACACCGGTTGGGGGTGGTATTCGCTCCATCAACGTAGCCCTGCGTCAGGAACTCGACCTCTACGCATGTGTGCGCCCGGTGCAGTGGTTCGAGGGGGTGCCCAGCCCGGTGCGCCACCCGGAGTTAGTCAACATGGTAATTTTCCGGGAAAACACCGAAGACATTTACGCTGGCATCGAGTTTCCCAAGGACAGCCCCGAAGTTAAGAGATTCCTCGAGTGGTTCAAAGCCGAATTTCCCAAGCCTTACAGCAAAATTCGCTTCCCCGAAACTTCCGGCATCGGTATCAAACCGGTATCGGAAGAGGGTACGCATCGCCTGGTGGAAGCCGCCCTCAACTACGCTATTGACAACGACCTACCCTCGGTAACGCTGGTGCACAAGGGCAACATTATGAAGTTTACCGAGGGGGCTTTCCGTGACTGGGGGTATGCTCTAGTCAAGAACAAGTACGGTGCTGTAGATCTGGACGGTGGCCCTTGGCAAACCTTCACCAACCCCAAAACCGGCAAGCAAATCGTGGTGAAGGACATGATCGCCGACAATTTCCTACAGCAGATTCTATTGCGGCCTTCCGAGTATAGCGTGATTGCTACCCTCAACCTGAACGGTGATTACATCTCCGACGCCCTGGCTGCTCAGGTTGGCGGTATCGGGATTGCGCCAGGGTCTAACGTAAACTACTACACCGGACATGCTGTCTTCGAGGCTACCCACGGCACTGCCCCCAAGTATGCGGGCAAAGACCAAGTCAACCCCAGTTCGGTGATTCTTTCCGGCGAGATGATGCTGCGCTATTTGGGCTGGACAGAGGCCGCCGATTTGATTATCCATGCCATGACCAAAACCATCGCACAGGGCCGGGTTACCTACGACTTCCATCGTCTGATGGTGGCCGAAGGCCGCAACGCAACGCTGCTCAAGTGCAGTGAGTTCGGCCAGGCCCTGATCGAAAATATGTAA